The region AATTGTTTTAGTGACACCGTTTCGTATCCAGCCATAAAGCGGCCGCGAACGCCCGTCACATCATCGGCCACACAACAATATTCGACTAAGGAAACAAAGGGGCATCGAATGTACCCAGCCATTCGACAAACGACCATTCTGTTAATCCTTTGCTTCACCGCCGCGGCGACTGCCCAAGAGTCTAGTACGGCGGAAGGTAGCAACAATTCTTCATCCGACCAATCGAACGATTCCAGCGGCGAATATTACACTCAGCAATCGCTCAACCAAGGCGTCCCACACCCCTCCGACCCGCCCAACTTGAGCACGCCACTGGCAACCGTCGAAAACTTCATCCTCTCGTGCCGCGAAGAAAACTTCGAGCAGGCAGCGCAGTCGCTCAACTTCAAATTAATCCCGGAAGATAAACGTGGCGATGCGGCCGAATGGGCTCGCAAGTTCTATTACACTTTGAACCAACGGCTATGGATCGACATCGAAGACCTGCCTGATCGTCCGGATGGGCAGATGATCAACCGCATCGGCAATCAAGATCCGATGATCGGCAAGCCGCGCCGCAGCATTCGCTTAGGTGTTATCACCATCGACGATTGGAAAGAGGTTCGCGTACGGATTCAACGCGTGAAAGCGGGCGATGCCGATCCGATCTGGCTCTTTTCGCCGCAAACGGTCGAGAAGATTCCGACACTGTATGAAGCGTACGGTCCCAGTTGGATCGAGGAAGCCATGCCAGGCTGGGCCAAGATTCGCATCGTCGGCAAAGTTCCCATGTGGGAATGGTTCGCGTTGCTCGTGTTCATCGCCCTCGGAATTGCTGCCGGATATGTCGCCCAGCGAGTCATTCGTTTCGCGGTCCTTCATAAGCAACGTAACGAACGCCTTTGGTTCGAACGTCTAATGGATTCTGTCGCACTTCCGGTGGCGTGTGCGTCAGCTGCGTTGGTGGTTTATCTCGCGAAGAAGTCTTTTCTTTCCCTGACCGGGCCTGTGAACCTAGTGCTCGATCCCGTTTTGCTGCTTTGCATCGTCGGTTCGATTGCCTGGGCCATTCTTCGGGCGCTTCGTGTAGCTACCGATTTCACCATGGAGAAGTACGTCAACACGTTTGACGATGACGTCGACGGAGCCCAGCAAGGCTTGCTCACAAAAATCAGCATCGCGCGGCGGCTGGTGACCATCGTCGCCGTATTCGTGGTCGCCGGCGTGATCCTTATTCAACTGAACATCTTCGACGCCGTCGGTTACGGGCTACTTGCTTCTGCCGGCGTGACAACAGTTATCCTGGGGATTGCGGCTCAACCGATCTTAGGCAACCTGTTAGCAGGCCTTCAACTGGGACTCACGCAGCCGGTGCGAATTGGCGACAACGTTTTATTCGAGGGTAACTGGGGCACCGTCGAGAACATCACGTTCACCTATCTTACGATTCGCACATGGGACCAACGCCGCTTGGTCGTGCCGCTACAATACTTGCTTTCGCAGCCAGTTGAGAATTGGACCAAAGTCAGTCCGAACTTGACGCGGCCAATCAAAGTTTACGTCGACTACACAACGGACGTGCAGCAAATCCGCGAGAAGTTTCACGACTTGGTGACCGAGCACGAATTGTCCGACGACGAGAAAGAACCGACCGTGCAAGTCACCGGGTGTTCGGAAGAAACGCTCGAAGTCCGGGCCCTCTGCCATGCAAAAACCCCCAGCGATGCGTGGGATCTTCATTGTGAAATGCGCGAGAAGCTGGTCGCCTACGTCCAGCAGTTGGAAGATGGCAAGTACCTGCCGCGGGAACGCATTCGCATGATCGAAGCGTCGCAACATGCCTCTGAATCGTCGACTTAGCCGTCGTCGTCGACATCGGCTCAGTTAACGACATCGCGCAGGCGAACGTCGATCTCATTGCCTTCCTCGTCCCAGACGGTGCCGCCGATCGGTTCGTCGTTCGAGAATTCCGCTTCCCAATGCTTTTGGCCACTCTCGTAATAGCCTTTGCCGATCCCTTTGCGGCGACCTTTCACGATCTCTAACTCGCGGCTCAGTTTCCCGCTTGCGAAGTAGAACTTAAACGTCCCGTGGATCTTGCCGTAGTCATACTGAAAGTCCGACCACTTCCCATCGCTGTAAGTAAACTTCGCCGGGCCGTGAGGAATGCGGGTCATAAACGGACCAGTCCCTTCGACGATCGCATACGACTCTCGCGGCTCGGAACCTTTGGGCATCAGCCGATAGAACAAGTCATTCTTCCGCGACTCCGCTTCATAGCGACCCCCAATAGCAATTTCCGGAGCCAATGCTTCCACACGCGTCCATGTCGTGCCATCGAACTCGAGCGTCGCCGGCAACTCATACGTGTTGTCCTGGTACTGAATCACTTCGGTTTCCAGTGCTTGATCCGCAACAGAAGCCGGCGTCGTACGTTCCGGCAAAGTCGCGTCTTCAGTAAGTGGCTCTTGAGAACAACCGCCACTACCAATCAGTAACAGACAAACCATCAGCGCAAGACATCGAGCAATCATAGAAACCATTCGCGAGGAAGAGATGAGATGACCAAAGAGAAAAGACATTGTGCCTGAAAACACCGACGTTTCAAAGCCTGAGGATCTCTTTCGGCGATGCTGAGCACAATAACTCCTGCCACAGCACCAGGCATAACGCATCCGACAAGGAACTGCTGAATTGGCGTAGAAGCAATTCGTCGGAGCCAATGCAATCAGGACAGCTAATGGCTTGGGAATACAGAAGGACTTCCTAAAAAGTGGCATCGGTCGTCTTGACGAAAAACGCTATACTGACAAAACCCCAGGTAAGGAAGGGTACGTCGCAGCATGGGGATGATGCGATACACCGATTGTGGTGCCAACCAACTTGAGGCTATTCTAGAGAAGCTTGTCCTATGACAAAAAAGCCCAAAAAGTATCTCCAGCTTAGAACGCATGAAGAAGGCTTAAGTGCAGCGTACTTAGAGCTTGCAGATCACCCGCATGAATTGGTCAGTGGATTGGTTAAAAAGACCGTGCAAGTGCATCAACTGATTCCGGAGTACGATGGACCTGGATTGGCAATTGACTTCGATGCAGAAGGCAAAGCTATCGGCATCGAAATCTTGTACCCACACGATGAGTTCTACAGCGACAAACTGGGCGACGACTAGACAGCATCCCATCTACATCTCTTCTTTTTTTTAGTTATATTTTGGTTGTCTTAGCCAATCGCCGGAAGCATATCCAACGCCTTCCTTAGTTCGTCCGTCTCAATGTGGCTGTAAACGTCCATCGTCAACGTGATGGTGGAATGCCTTGCAAGTTCCTTTGCCTTCAATGAATGAACACCTGAACGTGCAAGCGATGAGATAAACGTATGCCTTAGAGAATGGAAGTCGGCATACTTTCCGTTTGCGTCAACGTAGTCGATATTCGCACGCTTCAAGTCTGAACGAATCATCGAAGCCCCATGACGTTTCTTAGCCCAACGTCTTGCGAACAACGACTTCGTTCGCTCTTTCGCCTTACTCTCCAACCATAAGCGAAGACTTTCAACAAGCGATGCATGAAGTGGTAAAACATCTTTACACCTTCGCTTGCTGTATCCAGCTTCGACGGTAATCGTATTGTTTTCTAGATCAATGGAATTCGTCTTCAGGGAAGCCAATTCCGAAGTTCGCAAACCCGTATAGGCGGCAATCGTATAGAGCATTGCTCTATCCACTGCATTGAGTCCGCAAACGCTTTTACGGGAATCCTTAGTTGCTTGGATTAACCTTCGAATCTCTTGATTGGTCAGCGCCCTTCGCTCTCGCTTTTTGTCCGCTCTAGCGTTCAAGAGACGAAGATTTCTTAAAACGTCTTCGTTCGCTTTTTTCTCGATCCAAGCCCAACGGGTAAAACCTTTGATTGCCCTTGAGTAATGGTTTGTTGACGAAATCGTAAGACGGATTCTTCCAACATGCTTATTCGTTCTTCCTTTTTCCCGCCAATTGGCAAGCGTCTTTTCGATTTGTAGGGCGTTCAAGTCGTCTAGCGTTTTCGCCTTCGTGATACCGACAAGTTCACGGATTCGCTTCATTTGCGTGATGATATAGCCTGCCGTGATGTTTCTAGCCTTTAGACTTTTTTCGTACTCAACTAAGAGTTCATCGAGCGAACGCTTTTGCTCTCGATTGTCGATACCAATAGCCCGGTATCGGTCTTCGTCTCCCTGAAGGCGTCGTAAGAGTTTCAGGGCCGTGCCCCGCTCTTCTGTAAGCGGAACTTGCCTAGTCTTCCCGCTTGCCGTTTTCAGCGTTCCATAGAAGCGTTTACTTTGCTCTCTGACCCGCTTCGCTCCAGGCGTCTCCTTTGAGCATCGTTTACCTTCTTTCTGGTAGCGGGTAGTGGTCTTTCGCCAGACTTTCACGTTTCGCTCTCCGTGGTAAGGGCGTGAGAACCACGGAAAGCTTGTTTTTTGTTGCACTATATTTGCACAGAAGTCCCGTGCAACCAAGCTATACCAACGAAAAACGCCCGTGCTACAAACACGGGCGTTTGACGTAAATCGTTTTATTTAAGGCTTTTAAGCCTAGGTACCAGAAGGGGGGGGTATCGAACCCCCACTCCCTTGCGGGAACTGGATTTTGAAATTTAACTAGCCCTGCTTTGGCCATTCTTACGCACGTCTAAAGGCGTTTCTCTCGCGTTTTTTGCCACCTTTCCGGTGCGACTCCAATAACATGAAGTCCTTTCCAGGTGACACTTTAGGTGACACCAATGCCATGGACACACCAATGCCGCACTATATGCCGCACATTTGGTGACATAAATAGACTTTCCTATTGTGTCGCCATTGCACAACCGATAAGGTTTTGAGAAGTGTTATCGCAGGCCAGACAAAACAAAGGGGAATTCGTGGCCAAGAAAGCAAGTGATCGCAGTGCGAACCAAAAGAGTGTTAAGAGCGACAGCTCATCACCCGAAGGGCTGACCGACTTACGAATTCGCTTAGACAGCAATGTTCACCAGCAGATAAAGCAAGTTGCGGAAGAGAATGACATCAGCCTGAATCAGCTGGTATGTGGCATCCTGGAGGGAATCGCGGACCGGCTGCAACCTGGCTATCCGGTCAAGCTTGGATCCGGTGAGTTTGTTCAGGTTGAGCCCAGAGCAAAGTGCTTGTTCGCTGGAGAGCCAGGACGAAGGTACCTTAGCGGTCCAGACGAAGACAACTTGGAGGAAGTTGTCGAATTGGGTGAGGTGTGGTTCATCCTCGATTACAGCGGAAGACCTGTTCGGTACTCCGTTGAACGCAGGAAGCGGAACTAAGGGAACCAACAAAGAGCCGCGTCTGCGTCGGGTGGGGCCCTGGCCCAAGGGCGGGCCCCGACGCAGACGCCTCTTGAAGGGTACACGCCCTGCCCCGTCGCTCTTTGTTGGAGAAGGAGGGGTCCAGGGGAACCTTGAGGCTTTATGGTTCCCTTGGTCGCCCGTAGAGAACGGTCACAATACCGCCCAGCTTTGCCTAGGGCGAAATGAGAGAAGTTTGTATGTGAATTTCAGTTTGAACTAGTCATAAAAAAGCCCACAGAACGGTTGTTTGGCGACTTGCGTTCCGTGGGCATGACGCAACTTAAGGAAACGTCATGGAAGACCATGATAACAGCGCAGAACGTACGCGCGCAGGTCAGAATGCGCACGGGAACCCGTTTCAGGAATGGCTCAGTGGTAACGACGCAGCAATGGACTGTCGTCGGCAATTCGAGCCATATGACTCATGGGAAACCGAAACGCCCGAGCCCAACACCGCGCCGCCGCAGGCGGCTTATCTTGAATCAAAACAGAATTACTGTCCGGTAGATGAGAACCCCAATCACCCAGTTGAGTTCGACCGGTTTCACGAGATTCACCCATGCCGCTGCAAGTGTCGTTTTTGCCCTGAGTGCTGCGTCGGTCTAGGAATCAAATTGAAGGGAAAGCTGATCCCCAAACTCATCACGTTCACGCACATTCAAATGTGGACGTTTACGATGGATCCCGAGTTATTCAGCAGCCCTCGCCAAGCGTACGACTATGCCAAAAAGCGACGCGCCATCTCGCGAACGATTAACCGCCTCTATGAGAAAGGCCACCTTCACACGAAGCGATATTTTTACGTTGTTGAGTGGCAGAAAAACGGAATGCCTCATTTCCATGTGCTGCTAGATACAACGGGAATTCCCTTCGGTCTTGTTTGCGATATCTGGAATAGCTATCGCCCCGACTGGGCAGGTCCTGCTCAGGGTGACCGACCTGGATTTGGTTCTGTCCGCTTCTCTGATCGCCGCGACTTTGAAAGCCCCGAACACGCAGCCAACTACGCCTGTAAATATCTGATCAAGCATCCCCAGGAAGGCTATCCAGACTGGGTGCTGGACTCCGGCACCCGCATTCGCCGCTATGGAACAAGCCATAGCTTTTGGGGCGACGTCACCCCCAAAGAAGAAAAGATCGATCTTTGAGAAGAAGAACGCCCAATTGCCAAAGCGGCCTTGGAGCACCAGCCCGAGTGCTTCTGCGAAGTCTGTCGTGGCGACGAACTCCCTACGATTCCTGAGAAGAAAGTCTCAACGATTCGAGAACGCATTTCTAAGTGTAAAGAAGAAGCCGTTCTGATTCGTGTTACCCAGCGACTTTTGCCAAGCGGTGAACTGATCGAAGAAAAGCAGTTTGTCCGAAACTTGCCTGCCAAGTATTCCGAGTTCCTAACGTTCCTTGGCTACGAATCAGATCGTCCGAAGTTCCTTGCTATGTCCGATGACAACATGCCATTGCTCGAGCACTTCCTAGCTCAAAAACTACCGCGAAAACCGAAAGGACTCATTTCATGACAACAAAAGTCGAACCATCCGGCGTATTGAACGCTCACGAGCTTTACACCATTCGCCAAGTCAAAGCCCGGCTTTGCATCTCGGAGAAGGCATTCCGCACGCTACGGCAAGCAGGATTGCCAGTCATTCGCATCGGTAACCGGGGCTACCTCTCCGGTCGTCAAGTCATCGAATTCTTTGAAGGATTGTTGGGCAATGGAAGAACTGATTCGCGTTAAGGTCATCGACATCGGCCGAAAGAATCTCGTCCTTCGGTGGGTCGATCCCGAGTCCGGCCGAGAGAAGCAGAAGTCCGCACGCACTAGCAACCGAAAAACTGCCGAGCGTGTAGCGGGCGAACTCGAAGCCGATCTTCGCAAAGGTCGATACGAACCACCAAGCCGATTGAGTTGGGAAGTGTTCCGCGAACGCTTCGAGCAGGAAAAGCTTGCCATCCTCGCACCTGGTTCGATGGTCGCTTATGCCTCTAGCCTAAATGTGATGGAACGATATCTGAATCCGGCAAAGGTGAGCGATTTAACCGCATCCAGAATCAGCTACTTCCAGTCGCAGTTAATTAAAAACAATGCTCGACCGGCTACCGTGGCCCGACATCTTCGACACCTCAAGTCAGTGCTCAACTGGGGCAAGGACGTTGGGCTCATCAATCGTGTGCCCAAGATCAAGACTCCTAAGCAACTGAAAGGGGCTAAGCTCATGCGCGGGCGTCCTCTAACAGATGAGGAATTCCAGCGCATGCTAGATGCTGTGCCAGAGGTGGTGGGCGATGAACTGGCGGAAGGCTGGAAGTACTTTCTTGAAGGGTTGTGGTGGTCAGGTCTTCGAGTCAGTGAAGCCATCAACCTATACTGGGATCGCCGCGATCGACTATCCGTCGACTTTACAGGTGACTATCCAATGTTCCGAATACTCGCAGAATACGAAAAAGGGAAACGCGACCGTATTCTTCCGATGGCACCGGAATTTGCACAATTCCTTGATCGCACACCGCAGAAGAAAAGAACAGGAAGAATATTTGAACCTGCGGGAAACGGAGTCCGACGACTTCAAACACATTATTCCAAACGGGGCTCTTTGATTGGCCAAGCAGCGGGAGTAGTCGTAGACGAAACGGACTCCTACCAGAAACCAAGATACGCAACATTGCATGACCTTCGTCGCTCTTTCGGAGAACGGTGGGCTCAACGCATTCTTCCACAGCAACTCATGGAACTAATGCGACACGAGTCAATCGAAACAACCCTCAAATTCTATGTGGGTGCTAATGCCGCACGCACTGCAGAAGCCTTATGGGAACACCATATTAATATTGGCACGCGCGATAGCGATTAGCGACACAAATCGCCATTACACTCTTGTTGAGCACTGACAAATTAAGCACACACAACTAACAACAAGCCCACCAATGCCATCTGGTTTTCTCAACGATCATTTTCAGCTCTAATGTGAGCACCTTGTCTTCAATCAAGACTATCTCTATTCCGACGAACCCACCACCCTTACACTCTCGCTGACAAGATCCTGGCCAGACAATGACTCGCACTGCTGACTACACGATCCAAGGATTCTTATACCAGTTCAACAAAACCGTATTGGAAATCCTTGCGGCGCAAGATGATGACACGATCACAATAGAAGGTGTCGTCGAGGATATTGAAGTTTCCAACACAACCTCGACTAGAGCTATTCAGTGCAAGTACCACGAGACTCATACTTCATTCTCAGAAAGCGCTATTTACAAACCGCTTCTCCAAATGCTGAAGCATTACCATGACAACTCGACAGCTGACGTTCGCTACGTGTTGTTCGCCCACTTTCAGGGAGTCAAAGAGCCATATCCCAACGTCGACAAGTCAACGTTACAGAGTGCCTTAGGCTCACGTGATCAAACACTTAAAAAGCACATTATGGCCATACCCACAACGGTCAACCTTGACGCTTTCATTAAGCGATTTGAGATGAAATTCGGCCCCACTTACGATGTACTTTCAAAAGATGTTGTAAACGCACTTAAAACGAATGGATTTCCCGAAGACGACATAGAGATACTTGCGTATCCAAATGCGATCCACAAAGTCGCGACCTTCAGCATTAAACACAGTCAATCAGAACGCCAGACAACAAAGAAGGAATTCCTTGAAGAGCTCAAGGCAATAAGGACGACCGCAATTTCAAGGTGGACACTTGCCCTTAAGTCGCGAGACAAAGTTCTAATAGCTCGACGCAAGCAATTGAAAGCACATTTAGACAAAAATTCTCGGCTACGATATTTCGCGATCGATCTTGGCAGCATCGTCGATTACAAGGACGATATTGTACTTTTCATCAAAAACTATCTCGACAAATATCACTTTAAGCCAGCACACACCCACACACCTGTCATGTGCTTGCGTGCTGACCATGCCACCATTCAACAAATTAAGCATCGGCTTTATAAGAAGGGAATCCTGGTAACCGATGGCTATATAGGACCGGAATTTGAAGCGGCACATTTTTTCCGTGACCCATTGGTCGCTAAAGAAGTAGGTGGAACACCGAAACGAGAATTCAGCCTAAGAATATTGAGCTGGGACCATTGTCGCCACATGAACAATCGCAAGTGCGACGATGTCTTTATTATCGGCGACTTAGATATTAGCCCACTCGATACTAAGGATGTAAATGTTGAGCGACTTGCCGGTGCAACAGTTAAAGAAGTCGAGTTTATTTTAGGGATAAGCAATGTCTACGAATAACATTGGCCAGGTACTCTCATGCTCTCCAGCCGCAATCGTTGTTCTTATCGAGGACCTCAAGGTTTTCGAGGAGAACAAGACATCACTACAGGTCGGTCGATATCTTCGGATCGCCCAAGGAAACAACGATTACACGATCGCAATCATCCGGAACGTTCGAGGCGTGCTTGGCCAAGGTCCTGAAGTTGGCCCGAAGTGGCAATTCCACATCGAATGCCAGGCTGTAGGCACGTTGATCGACGACAATAGCTTTGAGCGAACGAGCATACTGCTTCCTGTCCCAACGGAACCTGTTTTTGCAGCAGATAAGCACACCTTGGACACACTATTTGCAGACGATGCTGAATATCAATTTCCCCTTGGCCGTTTATCATTGAACACAGAAACAGCAATGAAAATAAATGGCGATCGATTCTTCAGTAAGCATATCGCGGTGGTCGGTTCAACCGGTTCTGGAAAGTCATGCACCGTAGCCCGAATTCTTCACGATGTTGTGGGAATTGACAACGAAAAGAACGTAGACATTGAGAAACAGAACAATTCTCACGTTGTGATTTTCGATATCCACGACGAGTACACTGCGGCATTTACGCTAAAAGATGAGCAACGCTTTACACTAAATCGATTGGATATCGACACTCTCCAGCTTCCTTACTGGCTTATGAATTCTGAGGAACTAGAGAGCATGTTCATCGAAAGCAATGAACAAAACTCTCACAACCAGGTAAGCCAGTTCAAGCAGGCCGTAATCTTAAACAAAGAGAAACACAACCCAAAGCTTAAAGAGATCACCTACGATACTCCGGTTTACTTCTCCATCACTGAGGTTTTTCACTTTATTGAGAATATGAACCGGGAAGTAATTGGCCGTGAAGAGGGTGAGGGAGTGCCTAAGTTGTCCGATGGAACGCTAGTTAAGAGCCGGAAAAGCCACTACTTTGAGGGCCCTAAGTCATTTGTTGCCCCAGCACAATCTAAAGGTGCTAAGGCAACAAACGGTCCATTCAATGGAGAATTCAATAGGTTCGTATCACGACTTGAGACGAAGCTTGCCGACAACAGACTACGTTTTTTGCTTTATCCGACGACAACAACTGGTACCACGTTTAAGACAGATGACTTCGAGCAGATTATTAAGCAGTTCCTTGGCTACCTAAACAAAGCAAACGTTTCGATAGTTGACCTTAGTGGAATTCCATTTGAAGTCTTGAGCATTACAGTAAGCCTTATCTCCAGGCTGATCTTTGATTTTTGCTTTCACTATTCGAAGTTGCGTCATGCCTCTGATTCGTTAAGCGATGTGCCAGTGATGATCGTCTGCGAAGAAGCCCATAATTACATCCCTCAGAGAGATGACGCAGCGTATCGAGCGTCTCGCAAGTCGCTTGAGCGAATCGCAAAGGAGGGCAGAAAATACGGCCTGAGCCTAATGGTAGTTAGCCAGCGACCATCAGAAGTGTCAGAAACAATCTTCGCTCAATGCAACAATTTCCTCGCGCTCAGACTAACGAACAATGCAGATCAAAATTATGTCCGTCGGCTATTCCCAGATAATTCGAACGGCATCACGGATATTCTTCCAAACCTGGCTCCAGGGGAGTGTGTTGTTGTAGGAGATGCGGTACTTTTACCCGCTACGATACAGATGCCACTGCCGATGCCCGAACCGCATTCACGAAGCGTATGCTTCCACAAAGAGTGGAAAGAGTCATGGAAAGAAATTACGTTCGGGGACGTAATCCGGCGATGGAGGAAGGAGTAGCAAGTGAAAGTCCGCGACAGCAATTGACCCGGGTGACACTTTAGGTGACACTACGCCAGTGAGAGAAGGTCTACCATTGAGGGGTAGAACCGTAAGTCTAGCAAAGAACGCTAGTTAGAAAAAGTACCAGAGGGGGGAATCGAACCCCCACTCCCTTGCGGGAACTGGATTTTGAATCCAGCGCGTCTGCCAATTCCGCCACTCTGGCACATTGGGGACGTCCGTTTGTTGTGGTGGGCTGTCTCACGATTGCTGAGTGATGGCCCGGGGGACGTCCTTGCGGCATGTTAAGGTTTGCCGCAGCTGTGGAAAGGTCGGATTTTAATCGGAAATGGCCGGCTCGGCAATGACCGCCACGACGATTCCGCATTGAGTTTCCTCTGCTGCTAGCTCTTACAACACACAAAATCGGTGAAGGTTCTCGAATTGCCGCGGTAAAAGCCGTGGAATCAGGCCCCTATCAACGGTTTACGTTGACGTGCCGAGGGGAATTTTCTATAGGTTCCCTTCCCTTTTTTGTCCTGTTGTGGGCCGCTCCGAAACCGAGGGTCGCACAGAGGAGTAGGAATGAGGCCGGAACGGATTGTCCGGTGACGTCAGCGGATGCCTTCCTGCTGATCGCGATAGGTTATCGGCCCACGGCGTTGGCCAAAATGGATGTTGGCGGAAACGATGCGACGAACCAGCTTGCTGTTGCTTTTGATGCACTTGCTATCGAACAGCTTGCATGCGCAAACGCCGCCTTCTCAGCCTGACGAGGCTTACTATTACGGGCAGCCACCCAGCAACGAGTGGATCCTTCCAGGCGAATTGGAAAACCAGCCGCCGCTGGAGTTTGAAGTTTCGGAAGAACCTTCG is a window of Bremerella sp. TYQ1 DNA encoding:
- a CDS encoding mechanosensitive ion channel family protein, which produces MYPAIRQTTILLILCFTAAATAQESSTAEGSNNSSSDQSNDSSGEYYTQQSLNQGVPHPSDPPNLSTPLATVENFILSCREENFEQAAQSLNFKLIPEDKRGDAAEWARKFYYTLNQRLWIDIEDLPDRPDGQMINRIGNQDPMIGKPRRSIRLGVITIDDWKEVRVRIQRVKAGDADPIWLFSPQTVEKIPTLYEAYGPSWIEEAMPGWAKIRIVGKVPMWEWFALLVFIALGIAAGYVAQRVIRFAVLHKQRNERLWFERLMDSVALPVACASAALVVYLAKKSFLSLTGPVNLVLDPVLLLCIVGSIAWAILRALRVATDFTMEKYVNTFDDDVDGAQQGLLTKISIARRLVTIVAVFVVAGVILIQLNIFDAVGYGLLASAGVTTVILGIAAQPILGNLLAGLQLGLTQPVRIGDNVLFEGNWGTVENITFTYLTIRTWDQRRLVVPLQYLLSQPVENWTKVSPNLTRPIKVYVDYTTDVQQIREKFHDLVTEHELSDDEKEPTVQVTGCSEETLEVRALCHAKTPSDAWDLHCEMREKLVAYVQQLEDGKYLPRERIRMIEASQHASESST
- a CDS encoding toxin-antitoxin system YwqK family antitoxin, which produces MIARCLALMVCLLLIGSGGCSQEPLTEDATLPERTTPASVADQALETEVIQYQDNTYELPATLEFDGTTWTRVEALAPEIAIGGRYEAESRKNDLFYRLMPKGSEPRESYAIVEGTGPFMTRIPHGPAKFTYSDGKWSDFQYDYGKIHGTFKFYFASGKLSRELEIVKGRRKGIGKGYYESGQKHWEAEFSNDEPIGGTVWDEEGNEIDVRLRDVVN
- a CDS encoding DUF2283 domain-containing protein, with amino-acid sequence MTKKPKKYLQLRTHEEGLSAAYLELADHPHELVSGLVKKTVQVHQLIPEYDGPGLAIDFDAEGKAIGIEILYPHDEFYSDKLGDD
- a CDS encoding site-specific integrase, whose protein sequence is MKVWRKTTTRYQKEGKRCSKETPGAKRVREQSKRFYGTLKTASGKTRQVPLTEERGTALKLLRRLQGDEDRYRAIGIDNREQKRSLDELLVEYEKSLKARNITAGYIITQMKRIRELVGITKAKTLDDLNALQIEKTLANWREKGRTNKHVGRIRLTISSTNHYSRAIKGFTRWAWIEKKANEDVLRNLRLLNARADKKRERRALTNQEIRRLIQATKDSRKSVCGLNAVDRAMLYTIAAYTGLRTSELASLKTNSIDLENNTITVEAGYSKRRCKDVLPLHASLVESLRLWLESKAKERTKSLFARRWAKKRHGASMIRSDLKRANIDYVDANGKYADFHSLRHTFISSLARSGVHSLKAKELARHSTITLTMDVYSHIETDELRKALDMLPAIG
- a CDS encoding toxin-antitoxin system HicB family antitoxin; this translates as MAKKASDRSANQKSVKSDSSSPEGLTDLRIRLDSNVHQQIKQVAEENDISLNQLVCGILEGIADRLQPGYPVKLGSGEFVQVEPRAKCLFAGEPGRRYLSGPDEDNLEEVVELGEVWFILDYSGRPVRYSVERRKRN
- a CDS encoding helitron helicase-like domain-containing protein; the encoded protein is MEDHDNSAERTRAGQNAHGNPFQEWLSGNDAAMDCRRQFEPYDSWETETPEPNTAPPQAAYLESKQNYCPVDENPNHPVEFDRFHEIHPCRCKCRFCPECCVGLGIKLKGKLIPKLITFTHIQMWTFTMDPELFSSPRQAYDYAKKRRAISRTINRLYEKGHLHTKRYFYVVEWQKNGMPHFHVLLDTTGIPFGLVCDIWNSYRPDWAGPAQGDRPGFGSVRFSDRRDFESPEHAANYACKYLIKHPQEGYPDWVLDSGTRIRRYGTSHSFWGDVTPKEEKIDL
- a CDS encoding site-specific integrase; amino-acid sequence: MEELIRVKVIDIGRKNLVLRWVDPESGREKQKSARTSNRKTAERVAGELEADLRKGRYEPPSRLSWEVFRERFEQEKLAILAPGSMVAYASSLNVMERYLNPAKVSDLTASRISYFQSQLIKNNARPATVARHLRHLKSVLNWGKDVGLINRVPKIKTPKQLKGAKLMRGRPLTDEEFQRMLDAVPEVVGDELAEGWKYFLEGLWWSGLRVSEAINLYWDRRDRLSVDFTGDYPMFRILAEYEKGKRDRILPMAPEFAQFLDRTPQKKRTGRIFEPAGNGVRRLQTHYSKRGSLIGQAAGVVVDETDSYQKPRYATLHDLRRSFGERWAQRILPQQLMELMRHESIETTLKFYVGANAARTAEALWEHHINIGTRDSD
- a CDS encoding ATP-binding protein: MSTNNIGQVLSCSPAAIVVLIEDLKVFEENKTSLQVGRYLRIAQGNNDYTIAIIRNVRGVLGQGPEVGPKWQFHIECQAVGTLIDDNSFERTSILLPVPTEPVFAADKHTLDTLFADDAEYQFPLGRLSLNTETAMKINGDRFFSKHIAVVGSTGSGKSCTVARILHDVVGIDNEKNVDIEKQNNSHVVIFDIHDEYTAAFTLKDEQRFTLNRLDIDTLQLPYWLMNSEELESMFIESNEQNSHNQVSQFKQAVILNKEKHNPKLKEITYDTPVYFSITEVFHFIENMNREVIGREEGEGVPKLSDGTLVKSRKSHYFEGPKSFVAPAQSKGAKATNGPFNGEFNRFVSRLETKLADNRLRFLLYPTTTTGTTFKTDDFEQIIKQFLGYLNKANVSIVDLSGIPFEVLSITVSLISRLIFDFCFHYSKLRHASDSLSDVPVMIVCEEAHNYIPQRDDAAYRASRKSLERIAKEGRKYGLSLMVVSQRPSEVSETIFAQCNNFLALRLTNNADQNYVRRLFPDNSNGITDILPNLAPGECVVVGDAVLLPATIQMPLPMPEPHSRSVCFHKEWKESWKEITFGDVIRRWRKE